The sequence ACGGCTGTCGCCGGCCGGCTCCGTAGATCAGGACGAGGAGGCAAAGAACGGCGTCGCGATGCCGTTGGGCCCGGCCACAGCCTCCATCGTCAGTGGTTCGTCGTAGGCTTCGCTGGGCGCTTCCGCGGAGTAATTCCCGAGCGACGTTTGCTCGATGCCGGCCTGCGTGAGGTTGCCTTCGCCGGCGTACACAGCGGCCGACGCGGCGCCCGCGTTGTCCCCCGTGATCCAGGGCTGAAGCGACGCGCCGCGTTCGGCCCGCAAGCGGCGCACTTCAGCGGCATGACGTGCCTCTACCGAATGAATCTGGAGCGCGGCCACCCCCATCCCTGCTCCTGCATGCTTCAAAAAGCGGCGCCGCGACGCATCGGGACGTTGTTGGTTGGCCATAACCATCTGTCGGTTGTCTGGAAGGTGTGAACCGCCGACGCGCACTGTCGCGCCTCGACGATGGGCATAGTAGCAGCGCGCACAGGCGGTGTCCAGGCCATTTCCTGTTCATCTTTTGTCCGATCGGTGTTCACATACACGTTCGTTACAATTCCGTCCGGCATGCGAGCCGCTTGTTGGGCCCGGCCGCCCCGGGTGCAAAATAACGACGGAGGGGAATCACGCGAAGGGCCGCCTCGTTTTGGCTGCATCGGCGCCCCGCGTGCCGTCTTCGTCCCGGGTCTTCTTCCAAAGCAGTCGCGTGCTCGTGAGCACCTTCCAGAACATCAAAGGCACCTTCGACATCCTCCCCGACGCCTACACCGACGACGGGGGCACGCGCATTGCCAGCAGCGCCGAATGGCACCATGTGGAGTCGGTGATTCGTGACGTGATGGCGCGCTTCAACCTGGAGGAGATCCGCACGCCTATTTTTGAACCTACGGCTCTTATCGCGCGCGGCGTGGGGCAGCTTACCGACATCGTGTCGAAGGAGATGTTTGCCTTTGAGCGCGGCGATACGCAGTACGTGCTGCGCCCCGAGGTGACGGCCCCCGTGATGCGCGCGTACCTGCAGCACCACCTGGAGCAGCGCGGCGGCGTGCAGAAGCTGTTTTACATCGGTCCGTGCTTCCGGGCGGAGCAGCCACAAAAGGGCCGCTACCGGCAGTTTCATCAGTTTGGAAGTGAGCTCCTGGGCACCGATGACCCGCGGGCCGACGCCGAAACCATCGCGCTGATGATGGCCGTGTACCGCGCACTGGGCATCCAGAACATGGAGCTCCGCCTGAACACGCTGGGCAGCGCAGGCACGCGCGACAGCTACCGCACGGCGCTTCGCGACTACCTGGCCCCGTACGCCGACGAGCTTTCGGATACGAGCCGGCGCCGCCTGGAGCGCAATCCGCTGCGCATCCTCGACACGAAGCGCGCCCACGAACAGAAGATCTTGCAGGAGGCGCCCCGCATCCTCGACTTTGTGAGCGACGACGCCCGCGCGCACTACGCCACCGTGAAGACGTACCTGGACGACCTTGACGTGTCGTACACCGAAGATCCGTTCCTTGTGCGCGGCCTCGACTACTACACGCACACCACGTTCGAGCTCACCAGCGACGCCCTTGGCGCCCAGAGCGCCCTCGCCGGCGGCGGACGCTACGATCTGCTTGCTGAGGAGGTGGGCAGCCCCCGTCCGGTGCCGGCCATCGGCTTTGCTGCGGGAATGGAGCGGCTCTTTCTTGCGCTCGACGCGGCGGGCATCGACCTGCCGGGGGCCGCGGCGCCGGATGTGTTTATCGCGGCCCTCGGGGATGCGGCCGAGCGATGGGTCTTTTCCACCGTGCAAGACCTCCGCGCCGCCGGGTTGCATGTGGCCCTCGACCTGAAGGGGCGCTCGCTCAAGGCCCAGATGAAGGAGGCGAACCGCCAGAACGCCCCGTACACGCTCATCATTGGCGGCAACGAGCTCGCCGACGAGGCCGCGCAGGTGAAGGAGATGGCCAGCGGCGAACAGGTAGAAGTGGCCTTCGACAAGTTGACGGACTACCTGCTGGCCCGCACCGGAAACGCGGCATAAGCACCGCGCCCTACATGCGCCGCTCGGGCGGCGCCAGGCGACGCCAACGCTGCGTCATGCGCACCGGCACGCGGCCCAACACCACGCGGCGCGTTACTGTTTGCAGGGTGCCGTCGCGCCGAAACTGCACGGTGGCCGTCAGCGCTTGCGGGCGGTCGCCGGTGACGAGCGTCCACCGCCCCCGCACCCGCGCCGTATCGCCAGCCGCTACCGCGCGGCGCACCGTTTGCCGCAGCGTGTCGCCCTCTGTTGTCACCACCGGGCCCAGCGTGAGCGCGTAGCCGGCAAGCGAGTCGTTGCGCACCGCCACCACAAACCGGAACGTCCACGGCCCATCAGAGCGCGCGTTTACAGCCTGCAGCCGCACGACCTCTTGCGCGGGCGACGCGGGCAGCAGCTCATCGCCCGGCGCCACGGTGGGCACCGTCGCCGCGGCCGTCGTATCGGCAGGCGGCGGGCCGTCGCCAAACAGCTCGTTTTTGATCGTCAAGAACAGCGTGCGCCCCTCAATGGCAAAGGCCAGCCCAAACGCCAGCAGCAGCATGAGGCGCACAATCCATTGGCTGGACGTGCTCGATTCGTTGGCGGCATCGTCGGGAGAAGAAGGCATGAAGCAAGCAAAATCAGTCAACAATACACCACACGCCCGGAGCGCGCGGCCCCGAGCGTGCAGTAAGCAGCCGTAGACAACCGTTGGCGCCTACATGGGCGAGGGGAAAGCCCCCGGACTGAACAGCCCATCAGCCACCATCTCGTAGAGGGGCACCGTGTAAGCGATGATGACCAGCACCACCGCGACGGCCGTCCACAACCCGATGTTGTCGAGGATCTTCGGCGAGTGCTCCGGCCCCGACAGCGGCGGCGGAATCGTGTCGTCGATGGCGGCCTCCGTCGTTTCGCTCTTCGACCAGCTCGCGCCAATGACGGCCAGGAACGCCAGCAGGGCGATGAACAGGATGGTGCCGCCAATGGCCACCTGCCAGTCCATCTCGGCCATGGTGCCAAACGGCGGATCGTACGAGAAGCCGCTGTATTGCGGTTCGGCGGTGCGGCGCGGTACGCCGGCCAGGCCCTGCCGGTGCAGTGCGTTGGACATGAGCGTCATGCCAATGAACCACAGGTACGGCTGCGCCAAGGCTAACTTTTTGAACTTGAGCGCGCGCCCCGTGAGCTGTGGCAAGAGCCAGTACGTGATGGCCATGAACGTAAGCGCCGAGGCCGTGCCCACCGTGAGGTGGAAGTGGCCCGGAATCCACGCCGTGTTGTGAATGAGCATGTCGATGTTCAGCGACGCGTTGATCATGCCGCTAAAGCCCCCGGCGGCAAACATGATGCCCGCGAGGGCACACCCTGCAAACGCCGGACGATCCCACGGCAAGGCGCCCATCCACGCAAAGTAGCCCGAGCCGCCGCGTTGGCGGGCGCCGTGCTCCATCGACGAGATCACCGTAAACGCCGTCATCAGGCTGGGCAGTAAAATGACGAGCGTGGCGATGAGCGCCCACATCTTGTATCCAATGGAGATGCCCGGGTCGGCGTACTGGTGGTGGTAGCCGATGGGCGTGGAGAGCAGGAGGAAGAAGATGAACACAATCCGCGCCAGCGGATCGCTAAAGAGCCGCCCGCCCGAGAGCTTCGGCAAGATGGTGTACCACACGAAGTACGCCGGCAGCAGCCAGAAGTAGACCACCGCGTGGCCAAAGTACCAGAAGAGGGTGCGCGGCAAGAGCGGATCAATCTTCGTCACCCAGCCCATCGACCAGGGAATGAGCAGCACGACCACCTCTAGCGCAACGCCCAACGAGCAGATGTACCACATGAGCATCGTGAAGATCGTCATGTAGGCCTGCAGCGGGATGCGGGCCTCGGGATGCTCGGCGCGCCACTTGCGGTACGACCAGAACCAGTCGGCCCCGGCCAGCCACGAGCCCACCACGAGCAGCGCCGCGCCAATGTAAAAGAGCGGGTGCGCCTGCAGCGGCGGGTAAAACGTGTACAGCACCGCAGCGCTGATGCTACTGTTGGGGATGAGCCCGCCCAAAATGGCGACCGTGGTCATGAGCGTGCCCACGAGGGTCATCCCATACCAAAACCACGTAAACGTCATGTTTTCGGGCTCCCGGTCGAAGCTGCGCGAGACGCCCCACTGAAAGAGCCCAAGGATAAAGAACGTTGTGAACACGAGCGCCAGCAGGACGCCGTGGCCCGTGAGCACATCGTAGTACTGCACCGACGAGATGAATCCGCGGAAGACATCGGTACGATGCAGCGCCTGAATGAGGCCAAAGAAGCCGCCAATGGCTAACGCGCCAAAGGCCACCGCGAACGCTGCTTTGATAATGCGCGTCGATTTAGGATAGCGATCTACAAACGTCATGGGCTCACCAGGGTGCTTTCGTCAAATTCCGACTTGGGGACAATGTTGATCATTCCGGCCATTGTATGATGCGCCGGGCCGCAATACTCGTGGCAGATGAGGCCATAGCTTTTGGGCTCAGGAAAGATCGTCGTAAAGGTGGTGATCTGTCCCGGGATCACCGTTGCGTTGAGGTTGGTGCCTACCACCTCCAGCCCATGCAGCACATCGGGGCTCGTCACCCGGAAGGTGATGCGTGTATCGGCGGGCAACGTGAGGGGAATGCCGGTGCCCGGCATAAAGAGAAACTGCCGAGCCACCATGTACACCTCGTAGTGGTTGGGCCCAACCTTGCGAATGCCCGGATCGGCAAAGGGCGTGGCCGCCAGGTTGGTCGGGTCGATGGTCTTCTCATTCTCCAGCCCCGGCACCTTCATCTCCAGCACCGTAAAGCCAAACAGCACGATGCCAATAAAGGCCGCAATGAGGCCAAGCGAAGCCCCGATCCATATCTTTTCAAACTTATGTATGTGCATAACAGCAAGGGGCTAATCGATGATTGACGGGCCGTGGCCGGCAAATTCGACGAAGTACATGAGGGCGTACATGACCAGCAGCAACAGGAAGTAGCCCCCGGTTACAGCGGCCGTACCGTACGGCGTGAACTCGTCCAGCGGCACCTGCTGCTTAATTTCTGGATCATGCACCGCCTGCTCTGGCGGCACATCGGCGCCCCCCTCCGTAACGGTTGTATCAGTCATTTGAGCGCAGAAGTTATGGGAATGAGTACGCGTTTACTATCTCATAAAACGCTAGCAAAACGTCAAGGGCAAGAAGGCAACGGGGCGGCCCCGCTGCACAGAGGAATGTGCGGAGATGCCTGTGGGGGAAATCCGCACGCCGACGTGGCCCGGCCTCCCACAGCTCTGGTGGCTGCAGGGCCGCGAACACAACGTGCGCACCGGTAGCGGCTTGACGCGGCCGCATGCGAGCGGGCCTGTAAGGGGAGACCCCTAGACGTCGGCTGAGCTGCAACGGATGGCTGCGTCAAAGACCAACGATCGACGCGCCGATGGGTGTTCATTTTTGGCTAGGTCTCGCAATGAACCAAAAAGATGCTGTGCCGCAGGTTTTTGCTCGTTTGTGGAAATTGCCGCGTACCACAGGCATGACCTACGGCTCTCGCCCTTCGCTCCTCGCAATCACATTGAGGGTGGAATGCGAGAACGGTACGTTGATGGTTCTGATGGCTGCTCGGACCGAATTGCGCAACGGCACGCCCAACATTCCGAAAAATATAAACCTCACTTGTCATCGCGAGGAATGACCGAAGGGAATGACGCGGGGGCCGGAGGTCATATCTACGATGCGATCTCCATGTACGGGCAGGAGCGCCCCATTGCGGAGATTGCGCTTTCAGCATGACCTAACGGCCCCCGCGTCGCCTTCGGCTCCTCGCAATGACAACAGTGGTCGGAGAAAAAACGATACGTTAATGGTTCAAATGGCCATTCGGGCCGGTTGGCTCAACTGCACGCGCAACGCACAAAAAAGCAAAAATCAGTGTGTCATCGCGAGGACTGACCGAAGGGAATGACGTGGCGATCTCCATGTATGGAGTATAACGCTTCACTGTGGAGATTGCCCCTCCAGGATGACCTCCAGGGCCCGCTCCAATCACCATACGCGTGCCGTTCTACGGGTGGATCAGGTCGCGGGGCAATAACCTGCAAGACCACCGTGGGGGCCGAAGATCATATCTATGATGGGGCCGGAGGTCATGCCCCTGGTGGGGCCAGAGGTCATACCTACGATGGGGCCGAAGGTCATGCCACTGGTGCGATCTCCATGTACGGAGACCAACGGTCTATTGCGGAGATTGCCCGACTGCGGAGATTGCCCCCCAGGGATGACCTAACGGCCCCCACGCTCACTGCGTTCGCTCGCAATGACAACAGTGGTTGATGTCAAAAACAAGGCGTTGATGGTTCAAATGGTCGATCGGCTTGATTCGCCCACCTGCACGCGCGACGCACAAAAAAGCAAAAATCAATGTGTCATCGCGAGGAATGACCGATCGGACGGGGGCTGATACTTCAATGCGACGTAGCAAATATGGAGCGTCTCCGCATTGTGGCGTCGATGATCCCCATCTTTTTTCTCCGCTTGACAAGCCGATGGGCAAGAGCCTTGCAAGCGCGCTTGACTTCTTTCAGCGGCACGAGGCGCTCAACCAGCGGCGCCTTGGGGCGCGCGTTCGTTCGGCCGCTGGCCCCTCGGGCAGAGCCCTACGAGAAGCATTTCTTTAGCGCCTTCCACAGCCGGGTGCGCAGCGGCGGCGTTGCCCCCAAGTCCTTTACCGTGTACACCGTAAGCCACGCACCTGCGATGATGGCCAGCGTGTTGGCAATCCACATGCCCAGCCAGGGCGGCAAGATGCCACGGTCGGCGAGCTTTTCGCCCTGCACCAGCGTCACCCAGTAAAACATGAAGATGCCCAGCGCCACGCCGCCAATCACCCCCAGCCCGCTGCGGCCGAGCGCGAGCCCCAGGGGGGCACCAATGAAGATAAACACGAGGCACGCCAGCGCAATCGAGAACTTTTTGTAGACCTCCACCCAGTACCGCTTGATGCGATCGCGCGTCCACGAGAGCCGCCGGTTGCGGCGCTGTACAGCCTCTTGCACCTGCCGCGCCGCCCGCGTGGCCTTCGATACGATGGTGCGCTGCGCGGCAAGGGGATGCCCGTTGAGCACCGGCCAGCCGGTAACAAGCGACGTATCGACCCGCACGCCGCGCACATCGAGCGTGTCGGTCTGCCCCGTATCGGGCCGGACGGCGTGCTGCAACGTCGTCCTCAACGCATCGATGCGCCGCTGCATCCGCGTGCCCAGCGAGTCGATGGTGTGCAGCATCATGGGCGTGGGCATGGTGCGGTCGGTGCGGTTTACGTCGTCGTCCTCGCGCGTAAACATCAGCTCGGAGAGGTCGAGGTGCAGCACGTGCTGCTGAAACGTAAGCCGCTCGTAGCGATCGTCGCTGCCCACCTCCGACT comes from Salisaeta longa DSM 21114 and encodes:
- the hisS gene encoding histidine--tRNA ligase; translation: MPSSSRVFFQSSRVLVSTFQNIKGTFDILPDAYTDDGGTRIASSAEWHHVESVIRDVMARFNLEEIRTPIFEPTALIARGVGQLTDIVSKEMFAFERGDTQYVLRPEVTAPVMRAYLQHHLEQRGGVQKLFYIGPCFRAEQPQKGRYRQFHQFGSELLGTDDPRADAETIALMMAVYRALGIQNMELRLNTLGSAGTRDSYRTALRDYLAPYADELSDTSRRRLERNPLRILDTKRAHEQKILQEAPRILDFVSDDARAHYATVKTYLDDLDVSYTEDPFLVRGLDYYTHTTFELTSDALGAQSALAGGGRYDLLAEEVGSPRPVPAIGFAAGMERLFLALDAAGIDLPGAAAPDVFIAALGDAAERWVFSTVQDLRAAGLHVALDLKGRSLKAQMKEANRQNAPYTLIIGGNELADEAAQVKEMASGEQVEVAFDKLTDYLLARTGNAA
- a CDS encoding twin-arginine translocation signal domain-containing protein, with the translated sequence MANQQRPDASRRRFLKHAGAGMGVAALQIHSVEARHAAEVRRLRAERGASLQPWITGDNAGAASAAVYAGEGNLTQAGIEQTSLGNYSAEAPSEAYDEPLTMEAVAGPNGIATPFFASSS
- a CDS encoding LptF/LptG family permease — its product is MLLRRLHGIVLRKLPGPFFGWLSTLMFLLLMQFLIRWLPELAGKGLPTRVIVELVVYNLAYMLVLAVPMSALLAALMAFGSLAESQTYAVVKSAGISFGQLVWPALVVGMLLAGGMMYFNNVLLPEANHQAYMLWRDIRTKRPGFELRPGAFYSGIDDYTMLVRERPEGTNRLRGVTIYDYTEGRRNQVVIKAARGTMNITDGGARLTIRLYDGQVHRKQSEVGSDDRYERLTFQQHVLHLDLSELMFTREDDDVNRTDRTMPTPMMLHTIDSLGTRMQRRIDALRTTLQHAVRPDTGQTDTLDVRGVRVDTSLVTGWPVLNGHPLAAQRTIVSKATRAARQVQEAVQRRNRRLSWTRDRIKRYWVEVYKKFSIALACLVFIFIGAPLGLALGRSGLGVIGGVALGIFMFYWVTLVQGEKLADRGILPPWLGMWIANTLAIIAGAWLTVYTVKDLGATPPLRTRLWKALKKCFS
- a CDS encoding b(o/a)3-type cytochrome-c oxidase subunit 1, whose translation is MTFVDRYPKSTRIIKAAFAVAFGALAIGGFFGLIQALHRTDVFRGFISSVQYYDVLTGHGVLLALVFTTFFILGLFQWGVSRSFDREPENMTFTWFWYGMTLVGTLMTTVAILGGLIPNSSISAAVLYTFYPPLQAHPLFYIGAALLVVGSWLAGADWFWSYRKWRAEHPEARIPLQAYMTIFTMLMWYICSLGVALEVVVLLIPWSMGWVTKIDPLLPRTLFWYFGHAVVYFWLLPAYFVWYTILPKLSGGRLFSDPLARIVFIFFLLLSTPIGYHHQYADPGISIGYKMWALIATLVILLPSLMTAFTVISSMEHGARQRGGSGYFAWMGALPWDRPAFAGCALAGIMFAAGGFSGMINASLNIDMLIHNTAWIPGHFHLTVGTASALTFMAITYWLLPQLTGRALKFKKLALAQPYLWFIGMTLMSNALHRQGLAGVPRRTAEPQYSGFSYDPPFGTMAEMDWQVAIGGTILFIALLAFLAVIGASWSKSETTEAAIDDTIPPPLSGPEHSPKILDNIGLWTAVAVVLVIIAYTVPLYEMVADGLFSPGAFPSPM
- a CDS encoding cytochrome c oxidase subunit II — protein: MHIHKFEKIWIGASLGLIAAFIGIVLFGFTVLEMKVPGLENEKTIDPTNLAATPFADPGIRKVGPNHYEVYMVARQFLFMPGTGIPLTLPADTRITFRVTSPDVLHGLEVVGTNLNATVIPGQITTFTTIFPEPKSYGLICHEYCGPAHHTMAGMINIVPKSEFDESTLVSP